In Mustela lutreola isolate mMusLut2 chromosome 4, mMusLut2.pri, whole genome shotgun sequence, the genomic stretch CCTGTAAGTCTCCAGGACAGAatgaatcaaaaacaaaaacaaacaaacaaaaaactaggatGATTTTGGAGGTCTGCATTCCTTGTACCAGAATTATACGTCTTTCCTTTTCAGCAGAGTTGGAAAGCAATCAATTTTTTAAGTCCCTATATAGCTTTAATAGTCTCCTAAATGGACCATTTGGCTAAAGCCATTAAGTTTCTAATAACTCTGGCCCGACCACAGTATTAATGAAGACCTAATTACAATGGAAAGGTAACAAGGAAAACAATTTTTGTTATCTTCAATGAAGGTCAAAATTTAACCTATAACTTTCAATGTCTTCCATAAAAGATTAAGTGGAGCAATTCAGTCTATTGTCATATTCTACCACCAATGACAGCAACCTGAATATATAGAAAAGGATGGCTCATACAAAACCACCTCTagcatttaaagaaagaataattacaaaagaaaaaatacatggtTTCAAAATTAAATCTACAGGGACAATAGCTGTTAAAGAAAATGACACCCACCAGTCATTTATCCTCCATAACTACTCAAAATAGTTTCAGGTTCTGACACTGGGCTGACTCATTAATTTGTTTTgtaaaaataactaaatgaatCCAAGCTTCACTATTACTCTTCACTATTGTGTAAGAGAATCACAAAGGCTTAGAACCAGGCCTTGCACCATGTGCTTACTTGGGCAGGGGGAGAACACACAGCTCACTAGCAGCTCAAAGGTTGCTAAGTACTGCCTAATGACAAAAGGTAGTTATGATATGGGCCTTTGCAGGTAGTAATTTTTAGTCTAATTTAGAGTTCTCTCCAGAAAATTGGGAACTAAACGTCTCATTGTGCCTTATTGTTTTACTATCTGATCCCATATAGCTCATATATATAGCTCAGGTAAAATGTTGGGGAATGAAAATGCCAATTGGATGAGGTAATGGTTTATAAGATAACCAGAGTTCTAAAAGCACTTCAATATTGTAAAGTAAAAGTGTACCACATAAAGCTAATACACACTTCACACTTGTTGAGCTTGCTCACCAGAACTGAATAGTAATTAACTTCACATAAGGACCCCTATTATCACACAAAGCCTTACTCATATTCATGATCTGCTGCAGCAAAGGTTTATCAAGCAACACCTAAACTTCAGAGTAACAACAAACTTAGTATTAAAAAGtattatacacaaatataaattatGTTTCTTGAAAGAGAGACCTTGTCCTTCATGGTATTTGGGGAGCAGAAAAAAGTGTATAGCTCATCACATAGTTCAGAGTCACTTGAAAGCCTACTGAACTTAGTAATATAGTACATTACATTACTGTCAAGTTTCATGACCCAactctctgaaaaataagaaagctaacaataaaaatacaaaccagATATCCTTCCACAGGATCATTAAGTATTTTTGACTTTACAGTGCCATATCTACTCTATAATATCCatgttctctcatttaaaaacaaacaaacaaacaaacccgcAAGAACTGATTTTCAACACATTATCTCCTAACATTAGTGTGAGTAATGTCATCATCTGCCTActggaaaatgagaggaaaaaaggcTTTTGTGACAAAGACAGCTGTGAACTATACCTTCCAATACCATAAAAATGGTCAACTGTTGTTTGGGCCATGCAAAACTCTGATTAGCAGAAATTAAGCATGCGAATAGACCAATCTCTATTACACATTGATGAGGATGTCCCCAAACTAGAATATCTACACTGAAAGTGCCAATACAGAACAGTGGcaaatcaagagaaaaatcaaatattgAAAGATCACTGCGGCACCAAGACTGCCAGCCAGCCATGTGATGAGCCACCTCCAAGAAATACATGGTATAATGGAATTCTGAACacaaaatttaacattaaaagtGCACCTGAATATTACCAACTAACTTTACAAAACCTACAATAaggtaaaatatatatcttttgaaatattcagcagctttctgttttttttttttaagttttttttttttttttttttttctgagaggcTCATGAAATTTAAAAGGGACCACTATCTAATTTCAACCATGCTTCACAAAACAATAATGGCTATTTTATATTGCAGTTACCAATGTAATGCAATTAGTGCTTTAAAATAATCTacactcaaaaaagaaataaaaaaaaaaaaaaaaaaaaagagagaccgaCCGACCTTTGGAGGAAATATGCTTATTCAAAAGcttcttggaaaagaaaatttaccTGAATATCAAGTCATGACTGATCTCAAGTGTAATGTTTAAAAGCTTCACAGACATGAATATTACAATCTTCAGGTCTCAGGACTTTTAATCTGAGAAAGTTTagagtttggtttgtttttaaattcactttctaaccaaaacaaataatagaagtactcaaattttcactatttacAAGTCTCAGCCTACAATCTGAAATGACACAATACAAGTTCTCTTATTTAAACTGCAGCATTAAAGGGTAGGCACACCATTCTTCTGCTGCTCGATTGTCATCCACTGAAACacacatagaaaatatttatgttagtAAAATGATCACTCCATGTACACTACAATGACAAAATTTACATTAACTCAACTCATACATCACTTTAGAGACTACCACACAggatttaacctctctgaacagTAAAACTACAAAAGTTGAACTTTTAGGGCCAGATTTTTAAATGGGCCTTTAATGATGCCTTTCTGAGAGGGGATAAAAGCAAGCACAAATTAATTGCTCAAAGGACCTTTCTGCAGCAATTTGGGCTACCAAATACCCCAAACATCAGGCAAAAAGATACCATGTTTGCAATTAATTGTGTGTGTCAAATTACTGAGTGTGGAACAAAGGAGGCATTCCTTCACAAGCTTAGCCCTTTGCTTTCAGCAAACTTTCTACAACTTCCTTCAACTGCAGATGAAAaccatttatttcataaaatatttttattgcaacTTCTAGCTAGGCTAGAAAATATTGCAGAGTCATATACTGCTCTGAACCTAAGCTGCATTTTCTGTTGAGACTAGAAAGCTAAGAGAAAACAGGCTCAGTCATCCACAGATTAAACTGCTACACAAAATAACCAAACCAAAAGAGGAACCCAAGCCCAGGCTATGTCAAGAATGAGCAGTGCATGTATTTCAATAACAGCAATGGTGTGCCTAACCTTTGAAAACATAGGCTGCGGAGGGAAAACTATCCTTAACCTAATTAACTGCTCCAAAGTTGCTAGGCAAGAATTTATGCCTTGGGAATATCTGGACCTACTTCTCTTCAAACTCTTAGTATCTATCTGAAATCATCAGCCTCAATTTAATACTccaagtcttattttattttacacaaaAACTCCAATgactttttgtttgattttggttAAGCATTTAGAAGGGCCTGACCACCTTTCTCAGCACATTAGATAGGGTATATGTgatgtggattttgtttttgtaccaaaagtaattttaatttgGTCACAAggcaaaattaaatttcatgGGCTTTATCTGGCaaaaaattataggaaataaatattctgaatttGATTACTGTAATTTGAAAAGCCCATCTCAAAAAAAGTTTAGATGCTTTTCAAGGAGTGCTTATATAAACATGATCTGGAAAGTCCTGAACTGTGTGCTAAACAACCATAAAAATCACCTAAATATCAGAAAAAGTTAAGAAGGGGATAGAATACAGGAtgccaaaaaggaaggaagggaggaagggagggagggaaatgttgaaagcaacaaattaaataaaaactaaaaaacaacacTTCCCCCCTGATCTAGTATCtggattaattaaaaaagaaattctactgAGCTCAATTGCTGATTGAACTATCATTAGATATGAAATGCAACCTAAATCATATTAGGTTaccttggggttctttttttctctcaccacAAACATGTATCCTTCATTCGTGTGGATATTTGGGCAGACTACTGAGGCTGTAAAAATCTAGATACCATTTTTGCAATATTATAATTACTTAAACACACTTCTTTCCTTACTTCTCCCTTTTCCCAATAAAAAGATTCTTGACATTTTAAACTAGTTGCTGCATGATATCCAGTTGTTAGTACATGATCAAATCTGTAAAAGGTTTTAAGAATACAAAGAAACTTAGTTTGTTAAAATGAGGCATCCTCTATTGTTTTATGTAATGTACCCTGACTGCTCCTGAGTAAGAACGGAGCTCGTCCTCCATGAGATAAGGCTATATCCTCACTTGTTGGTGAGACCAAATTCTACCCTtagaaaataccaaataaaattaCAGCAAAGGTAGTGTTACAAAGTAATTAACCGAAGCATTTCTGAAGGTAGTGTGTGCACATTTTCCACCTCCTCTCCTACTGGGTGAGCACTAAACAGATTGCTGGTTTGTTAAGTaaatttaatagaagaaaatcataaaatgtaaatTGACCTAAATAATTACGTATCACTGAataaccagattttttttaattcaaaggtTCATTGCTCCTAGGacttttttctttagtttaatCCTTCAATTAGGTGAAACGTAGAAGAGTAACATGAATGATTTTATAAGATGGCTTTCCAATTTGTAATGATAAAGCTCCCAGTATGACAGAGGTGGTTTCTAAAAGGgggcttttttccttttcttttttttttttaaataaaggcaaatataacttaaaaaaagaaaagcatgcagGCTCTACAGGCAAGGAGTCCACTTCCATGTATCTGTTCTCTGTGAGGTAACTCAATTCTCTTTTGTAGAGAAACATGCAAAAAGGCCAAACAATATCCCGAGCCATACTgcacatgaaaattttaaaatacgcAACATTCAGAATGCACCTTTCACCTCTGTATACACAAGTCAATGCAAATTCTGCAAAGAAACAAGTGTCACAGTGAATGAAGTTAGGTGTAAGCAATGATAGCTGAACAATGCAGTAGTGCTCACCCAGTTTGTACAGTAATTGGCACTCTACAGTATTCCTACTCATTTTTTGATTCATTTGCACTTTGTGCTGCCTCTCCCTGGGGATCTAATTCAATCTTTACAGAAACATCTGGCCCCTCCGACCtcattaatttcatctttttctttggaGGGTTTTTCAAAGTGCCCAGCCTCTCCTTTACTTTGTACTCCAGTGTACTGTGGGGAATCCCATAAATACTCTGAGCTTTGGAAACACTCATTTTTCCACTCATAACCACTGAGATTGCTTCCTCCAGTATCTCACTGTTGTACTGTCTGTAACGCCCTCTTTTCTTCCGAGGCTGCTTGGAGCCAGGGTCTCCTTCTTGATCCGATGTGGGATATGGCTGTCCAGAGGTAGACTGCTCAGCATCTGAGCCCCAAGAATCGGGTCCAGCATCTAACatgctttttctattttgttttggaaGAATAGCCCTTAACTTTTTACTAAGCGCGCTCTCCGTTTGTGAACCCATTACCAAAGAGCTATAGCTGTACTGATCACCAGTGCGAGACTCCCAAGAAAGATCCATTCCTCGAACTTGTGGTATCTTTAAATCTACAGGTGATGCATGGCTCGCATCCTTTTTTCCATCTTGTTTTGCTTGAAGTGCCATTTTTGGAAAGGCAGAGTTTTCTGCAAGAAAAGGAAGGTCACTGATGTTGCTGAGTGCACCATTTCCCCTGAACTTCATACGGCTGAGGTTGAACTCATAATGTGGTTTTGCCCAAGAGGCTTCCCTGGATAATATTAAGTGTTGTCCATGATTCTGTAATCCAGATGGCCCAAGGCTGGCAGCTGTGGACAATTGGTTTCTGCTCAGTAGTTCTTCACTAATCTGCAGGGATCGAGCCAATGGAACTTTGAGTGATGTGGAGTGTCCAAAACCTTCCCTGGTTCCATCCTGTAAGCTTCTTGGAGGTACCCCATCACCACTCCGAAGTCCGTCTGGGCGGTACTGGCTGGGTCTCCCAGGTCGCCTAATTGGATGGAAGGAAACTGATGTGAGCAGGACTTGCACAGGTAGGGAGGGATGGGTGAGGGGACCACTCCTTTATTAGAAGGCCTTGCTTGGGTAACATCactttgtgttatttatttatttttctctaaaattaaaaaaaaaattgtctcggCAGTTAGTTTTAGAACTtgttcacaaaaaaagaaaaaggaaaaaagaaaaaaaaccaggaGCTTTTTgggcaaagaaaaattaaacctgTCAGCTGGTCTCTGGTTGGGTTCACAAATTTTCGGAGAAAAAGTTTCGCGCAACTGTCTGAAAATAGCACCTTAATTATTAATTACAAAGTAATCATCAAGTCTCCAAAGATCTACACAGAATTGTGTTACCAATGTGACGTTACCACTAAACAAGTACAGTAATAAAAGAGTAagccaaattatttattttaatgcaacATATTCAACATTCATGACAACCAGCTATAAAACTGGAACCATTTACAGTGGTGGAACCCATAGATAACTGCTCATTTATCCCACAAACAAGTTGATGTTCATTATCAAAAACCAAACATGTTCAAATAACATTGCTTATTttgcttgggaaaaaaaaatatggctacCAGCCCCAAGGAGGGGGGGggacccaaaccaaaacaaaaatacctaTCGCATTATAACTTACCAcacttcttcattttaaaacactGTTAGTTGCAGACACGAGTACCACTAATTTTCCATTTGAAGTAATCTTTAAAGAAACTGCCCTTTATTTTCCCCAAACTTTATTCCTTAAGTTCTACTCAAAGTAATTACTGTCAGAGGTATACAAGCAATTTATAGCAGTTTTCTTTAGTTAAAAGTGtctcttcttaaaatattaagcatcaattttgaaattttaagtggatggctttcaaataattttaaaaagtcaactacTTACACAAAGTTAATACATAAGGTTTCCATTTTCGCAGTAGATAAATACTATCAATGATAAAACTGGCGACTGGTAAAGCATGCCCAAGGGTAATAATTACATTTACTAGGCACAAAAGTGGAActctgaagaaataataataaaccagCTATGTTCTCCAAAAGTCTACAGGGATTCTTGTGCTGTTATCAGTAAATAACATAATAAAGATAACAATGAATATTCAACTAAAAGATGGGCAGTCTTATAGGTGCTTTTGTCTTCCAGAAAACATACCACACAAAAAACACTTTCCATTCAGAGGGGTAAACCACAGCAACTTCAACCATATTATGCATGGAACTTGGTGGCCAAGTTTAAAGTAAATCTTAAGCAAGGGATTCATTTATGCACACCACTTAGGATTCTCCTACATGTGTCCTTAATCACACAATTCAAGTTTTCTGATATATAAACGGAACCCAATGATTTGGGACCATAATGAGTTGTATCTAATATAAactatagtgaaaagaagggcttaagaaaaaaaaattagtaaactaTGCAAATTGCATTAAATCAGTAAGTTACTTTTAGACTGaatagaggaggagagaaaaaagaaaaatgatggaattttagagaaaataaaggcAGCATTTTAGGAGTCAGTAAAGGAATTCTTCAATTTGAAGGTGATTAAGAGTAAGTTGAAAAAGATTAGCCATTTAGTGTGTACATATTCCTTTAACATCTAAGTAACTTTCCTACGTTGGTACTCTGAAAGTTAAATAAACCTACATATTAACTAATTTAACTTACCAAAGTTACTTTTCATATATGAAGTTGATTTTTGGTTACAATACAATTTTATGGAAATCCTTCCTAATATGGTATTTAAATGTCTTCATTAACACCTGACTTTTCTAAATGGCTTCTATGTACATGCAGAGAGAATTTAGACAATCCTTACACTATAAAATTAGATGGTCAGAAAATTCACTTTAATTTGCTAAGAGTTATCAAAACTGAGCATGTAATAATCTCTTGGTACCATACGATGGTTATCCCAACATCTATAGTTTTAaccactttaaaaacaaaaaatacatacaattacATTTTCTGAACTGCCACAGTATTAAAACTGCAGTTCAAATCAACAAATGAAACCAAATGAAACCaaatgaaaccaaaacaaacaagaaaaaaatgaagagctcCCACATACCCACACACTCCATTAGAGATACCCAGTTAAGTACTGGAGCCCAATTTTCATTCAACAACTTCAGCACACATAATACTGCCTTACATCTGAACCCTGGAGTTATTTAGGTTGGGTTTCCCACTCTCAAAcattcaacaacaaaaaggccAAAAACATTCTTGCCATATTTTTATTCACTCACTACTTGAAGTGACTGGGCAAAACTCATCTACCGTAGTCAATTCTGGACTTCACAGATTGAGCTTTTACTTGAGAGATGGACCAAGTAATTTACTAAAGGCCCACTTACAAGAGTGTTACTTTgaagacttaatttttaaaacatacaatgGAGATTAGTACCAATCTTTGATAAATTGCCCCCCTATAAAACTGTGGACGGCTACAAATATTTTCCCTTACCCGTTCCCTTGAGTACTGGAGCAGCCTGGAGAATGGCTCAGGGAAGTGCTGCCAGCACACGGACTTTTCTTAGTGGACAGATCAAGTACACCGTCTGtagagacacaaacacacacctgaGGATATTAAAAACTAGGAACAAATGTGGACTGAACAGACCAAAAATGACAAAGCAACAGGCCCAGTCAACCATGCAGATACACTAGCCATATATGAAGTTATGAAGTCAATTCATTAAAGAATCAGGACTATTTTCCCTCCTAAGTGACATACATTTAGCAAAGCTTGAGCTAGTATCTCCAagggttaaatattttattagtagAGCAAAAGAAAAGGTATAGCACATTACTGAACATGTTAGGATATAGTGAGGTAACAGAAATCGCATTTTACATTGTATTAAGTTCTGTAACAGAATTGTTAGACTCCATTTTCTAAATTCACCTTCATCAAAGCATGTGAGTTTTAATGCCACGTCATATAAATGATAAAACCAAATTCCTTAAGAGCTAAGTCTACTCAAAACACTGTAAGTATATAAAAGTTGGACTTAGAAAATTTTATAAcacaaatcattttaaaatatgtttatatgatTAAATTACATGTATATACAAAATAGTCTATAAAATGAATCAGATATTAACTGTTTATAAATTTCATGTGTCCTAATTACTTTTTAGACACATCTGCAAAAAAACTCTGTATATGGACAATCTTTTGGAAAAAATCTGCAGAAACTCTTGGTATCTATAAAAGCAAGGTTTTTCAATTAATAAGCCATTACAAACTAGTGAGCAAATTTTAGGGAAAGAATGAAACAGTCTTGATACTGATGACAATCTAGACGTTttggccatattttttttttaactgaagctAGACCACATAACAAATTCAcactataaaacaaaaaattagaagacCTTCTTTTCCCACAAAGACTTTTTTCCCGAACAGACATgtctaaaaaggaaaattcatcATCTGGACAACTTTTAAAGCTGCCATTCTGTCTAAAATTAACGAAGCAAGCTAATACTCCATGCCTCTGATTTTCAGTTGGTCAGCAGAGAGGACCTTCTATCCAGTTATGTTAAAAACTGCCCCAATATAGAATCTACATAGGACTTGTGTCTGAGGACACTGTCACTGCTGATTTCATGGTGTTAGAAATAAATACGTGAGTTTGTAAACCAAAAATCCCACACTCATACAGAGTAAGTGCTGTCCTTTAGAGTTactaatatttctaaaaatataactgtAAACTTATAGAACCAAGTGTCCTTTTAGACATCTTAACCCAATGAGACATCTAACAAGTAAATACActgcttaaaatatttccaaCCAAAGACACTATTATTTAAGACATCCAAGTCTGTCTAATCAAACAGGCAATGTCTTTTAAGTCTActtaaatatactaaatatactGTGATTTCATTGGAAACGCTTGAAAATTCATTTGGGAAgtatcatttctaaaattttgtttcaCTTAAAGACTATGCACTATAATCCCGTCATCTAGCTTCAATTTCTGTTGACAAGAGCGTACCATTAGTACAACATATCTCTTAAGCATAGCACCAACTAGAAGTTAAATTAGACTAGGTGGTATCTTTTTTGTTAATCTCCACCATTAATACTTTAAATACAACCTCTACACTGTCATTCTCCTCAACTGAAGTTTTTAAGGCAATATTCTGAGCAAAGAGTTTTTTAATGAAAGCTACCTATCTTTGGTAAAGATAATcttcaacagaaataaaaagcacagaaaagCACAATTTGGCTTTTGGTAACTGAAAGTAAAAGTACACTGACTGATGTGAACATATGACAATGAGGAGTTCTACCAGGAAAATCTCTCAGAATTTTAAGATTGTGATTGCTATTCATTACCCATAacgaatttaaaaaagaaacaaactactaattcaaaaatacattctttaataAACAACTGAAGCTAGTCCATTAAGTATAAATCCTTCTTAAATTACTTACAATAAGCAAAAGAAAGTCCTTGCAGAGATTTTTACAATGCATTAAACTTTTTGCAAAATGAACTTGTATTTCTCACCAATAAATCTACACATCTCATAACTTTCTGCACACTCTTAAGAGATTTCTATGACAAGGAAGTCTTATTAGAATAGATATCACCAACGGCAGAATTCAAATACTCATTTCATCTTCGTGAAATTAAAGGTAAAATGAGATCATAaagcaacaaaaatattaaatctatTTAAGAGAGTAAACTTTTCATAAATTCAAGAAATATGTGCTAAGCAAAACTGGGAAGTTCTTAACCTTTCCCCTGAATCAGGATCCTCAtcaattaaaattaacttttggaaATATTCTAAGGTTAGCTCATAATACATCATATACAAGTATGgatgtgtttgtgtatttataaaatactgaatacactgaaccaccaggtgtgTCTAATGTCTTCCTCATTGTATCTAATcccagatgtttttctttttttaaatgcaaacaaggagcgcctcggtggctcagtgggttaaagcctctgcctttgactcaggtcatgatcccagagttctgggatcaagccccacatcagctctctgctctgcggggagcctgcttcctcctctctctctgcctgcctctctgcctacttgtgatctctgtctgtcaaataaataaataaataaataataaacttaaaaaaaaaaaaaaagcaaacaatacaTAGTCTTGCCTTATAATTTCATTTGCACGTATAACTTCTGCCGAataagacatacttatttctcaGGTGCTAATCCTACAACACTGATGGATTGGGGAAAACTTAATTTTTCATAGGGGTTTTAAAAACAAGGGATATGGCAAAGGTTTGGAGgcataaaatattcatataaatatcaagaaaataaaagattgcaatggggtgcctggctggctcagtggttaagcatctgccttcggctcaggtcatgatcccagggtcctgggatcgagccccgtatcgggctccctgctcagcgggaagcctgcttcttcatctcccattccccatttgtgttccctctcttgctgtgtctctctctgtcaaataaataaataaaatcttaaaaaaaaaatcaacaacaactgTAACCACCTAATTTTCCTGGGTGGTACATTAATCATGACTACGAACTATTGATACATAACGTAGCCATTTTATCTGTACTTCTTCTCTATAATTGCAGAGTCAGGAATAATTTAAGAATCACATGAGTTTTTATCCTATTATTGTTATTGGTGCCCTAATtgccaataattttttttctccccaaattaaaGTATTCTGAGTGGACAGAGGAGACCTTGACATCAAACCATACCTTGTTCGCTAGGTTCTGACTGAGACTTTCTGACAGTAAGGTCCAGAGGTGAGTCTTGGTCAGCCATGAGAAGTTTGCTGAGCACAGGGTTCTGAGTAGTTGCAGCCGTGGGAGAGGTGGTGACTGGAGATGCTTTCGGCAGGCTTTGGTTCTTTGTGCTATTGGGCTGGCTGGGGTCCTGAGTAGAGCTATTTTTTGAGGTATATTCAGCAGCAAATTGTTGGATCATTCGCTGCATGATCTCACGGGCCACTAGGGGAATATTGGGGTCGGAGACCCAGGGACTGTCTgtaaacaaagatttatttacttttaaattgggacaatgtacttaaaaaaaaaaaaagacagctttcaagcaaacataaaatttcattttatcttttttcttataatgCAATACCCTAAAAGTAA encodes the following:
- the LCOR gene encoding ligand-dependent corepressor isoform X5; this encodes MAAGGSGCTSSAGGGSGGRGVNPRRSGRSRFPLCGGRRDHKGLTHIFNPPPKRFESILEGLFGPALLKDLSLFKDCEPENISDWTFDENCLFCCLRRDKVKGHLVGLDEPASGAGQEALLKQEQAKIIRFERQAEEFLNAVFYRKDSPWVSDPNIPLVAREIMQRMIQQFAAEYTSKNSSTQDPSQPNSTKNQSLPKASPVTTSPTAATTQNPVLSKLLMADQDSPLDLTVRKSQSEPSEQDGVLDLSTKKSPCAGSTSLSHSPGCSSTQGNGRPGRPSQYRPDGLRSGDGVPPRSLQDGTREGFGHSTSLKVPLARSLQISEELLSRNQLSTAASLGPSGLQNHGQHLILSREASWAKPHYEFNLSRMKFRGNGALSNISDLPFLAENSAFPKMALQAKQDGKKDASHASPVDLKIPQVRGMDLSWESRTGDQYSYSSLVMGSQTESALSKKLRAILPKQNRKSMLDAGPDSWGSDAEQSTSGQPYPTSDQEGDPGSKQPRKKRGRYRQYNSEILEEAISVVMSGKMSVSKAQSIYGIPHSTLEYKVKERLGTLKNPPKKKMKLMRSEGPDVSVKIELDPQGEAAQSANESKNE